The Candidatus Manganitrophus noduliformans genome includes a window with the following:
- a CDS encoding ammonium transporter: MATNRRMQVYLSWLLVLLFLTLFIGFHPPSAFAQEAPAPSAIDTGDTAWMLAASALVLLMTPGLALFYGGMVRTKNVLGTIMQSFIMICLISVQWVLWGYTLSFGPDVGGLIGSLAWLGLNGVGLEPNPDYAATIPHQAFMIFQAMFAIITPALITGAVAERMKFSTFLVFSLLWATFVYNPMAHWVWAVGGWMRNMGALDFAGGTVVHISSGVSALAAALYMGKRIGYGKEPMPPHNLSMTVLGAGILWFGWFGFNAGSAVASGALATSAFVVTNTAAAAAALTWMFVEWSHRGKPTVLGAVSGAVAGLVAITPASGFVGPISALLIGIGGGFVCYFGAVILKNKLGYDDSLDAFGVHGLGGTFGALATGIFASKAINAAGADGLLYGNAKQLLIQAISVVATWVFAFVMTMILLKILDATMGLRVTKEKEITGLDMSEHGESGYNL; encoded by the coding sequence ATGGCAACGAATCGACGCATGCAGGTTTATCTGAGTTGGCTGCTGGTTTTGTTGTTTTTAACCCTGTTCATCGGGTTTCATCCGCCGTCCGCCTTTGCCCAGGAAGCCCCCGCTCCCTCCGCCATCGATACCGGCGACACCGCCTGGATGCTGGCCGCTTCGGCATTGGTGCTGTTGATGACCCCCGGCCTCGCCCTTTTCTACGGCGGGATGGTCCGGACCAAGAACGTCCTCGGCACGATCATGCAGAGCTTTATCATGATTTGCCTGATCAGCGTGCAATGGGTCCTTTGGGGGTATACTCTCTCGTTCGGTCCCGATGTCGGCGGCTTGATCGGAAGCCTCGCCTGGCTCGGGCTCAACGGGGTGGGACTGGAGCCGAATCCCGACTACGCCGCGACCATTCCCCACCAGGCCTTCATGATCTTTCAAGCGATGTTCGCCATCATCACCCCGGCGCTGATCACCGGGGCCGTCGCCGAGCGGATGAAATTCTCGACCTTCCTTGTTTTCTCGCTGCTCTGGGCCACCTTCGTTTATAATCCGATGGCCCATTGGGTCTGGGCGGTCGGCGGATGGATGCGGAACATGGGGGCCCTTGATTTTGCGGGGGGGACGGTGGTTCACATCAGCTCCGGCGTTTCCGCGCTGGCGGCGGCGCTCTATATGGGAAAGCGGATCGGCTATGGGAAGGAGCCGATGCCGCCGCACAATCTCTCGATGACGGTCCTCGGCGCCGGGATTCTCTGGTTCGGCTGGTTCGGCTTCAACGCCGGGAGCGCGGTGGCATCGGGTGCGTTGGCGACCTCCGCCTTCGTCGTCACGAATACCGCCGCCGCCGCCGCGGCCCTGACCTGGATGTTCGTGGAGTGGTCGCATCGGGGAAAGCCGACCGTCCTGGGGGCGGTCAGCGGCGCGGTGGCCGGCCTGGTCGCCATCACCCCGGCCTCCGGCTTCGTCGGTCCGATCTCCGCCCTGCTGATCGGGATCGGCGGCGGTTTTGTCTGCTACTTCGGCGCCGTGATCCTGAAGAATAAGCTTGGATACGACGACTCCCTCGACGCTTTCGGGGTGCATGGTCTCGGCGGCACCTTCGGCGCCTTGGCCACCGGAATCTTCGCCAGCAAGGCGATCAACGCCGCCGGCGCGGACGGTCTTTTATACGGCAATGCCAAACAGCTCCTCATCCAGGCGATCAGCGTGGTCGCCACCTGGGTGTTCGCTTTCGTCATGACGATGATTCTCCTGAAAATTCTCGACGCCACGATGGGACTGCGCGTGACGAAAGAGAAAGAGATCACCGGACTCGATATGTCGGAGCATGGGGAAAGCGGCTACAATCTCTGA
- the glnD gene encoding [protein-PII] uridylyltransferase, whose protein sequence is MHSQANILADLRLLFGARQKEIRAFHDQGGTGLRVVEALSDLADHLLLRGFQSINPTLIQEWGGTMVAIGGYGRRELSPASDIDLMFLFPEGRARQAERLASELLPFFWDLGYKVGHSVRSVEECIAAAKQDALIGTSLLESRFLTGDRGLFQQFHEAFFSKVVGKNLKDFLVQLDNGRAAGRKEFGATPYLLEPNLKQSPGGLRDIHHLRWVALARYRTNSLAQLFQWGLLSNAEYSSLTTALDFLWKIRNQLHFKAGKASDHLTMELQEELAPFFHFENRRELMRQYYILTGWVIEISDRFIRDAFPVSRWQRWQRAWQTRQAAPGFQLSAGEIVPQATNLHQFFGNDENLLRIFLLVKEHGARIPGPVLEVLHQVADQERDRPISPEAAVLFREILSKPGRIADTLRVMHRTHVLWRVIPEFARVQRLVQESRSHFFTVDEHSFRAVEEGERLAAEGGPIGKIYAGIQRKDLLHLALLLHDVGKGRDEDHSAVGAMLAEAAGVQLGYADEERALLVFLVRRHLILSEVALYRDFSNEPVLLQFASEVARPETLKKLFVLTCADIRAVGPGTWTSWKGELLLKLYGEALSILTGEEADPEERKVEMIVARLRQEAKGKYPEVWLEETVQGLIPRYLLTTPFEKVLADLSALFHLLIDPIHVAARYLPDSGMTEYTLYTYDQITPGLFSKMTGVLAAKGLQIMGAQVFTQSNGMVVDTFRVIDPDYTGPVPPDRIETISQAVRSVLIGQETIEALFTRGQRFGSHKEPPPTVAVRVELDNDSSHHFTIIDIFAPDRRGLLYVIAKTIFDLGLSVHSAKIATRLDQIVDVFYVQGPEGKKITDSEMIRKVKERLTNEIQQGSTGKGK, encoded by the coding sequence ATGCACTCTCAGGCCAATATTCTTGCTGATCTTCGCCTCCTCTTTGGGGCCAGGCAGAAGGAGATCCGTGCCTTTCACGATCAGGGCGGGACCGGCCTTCGCGTCGTCGAGGCCCTCTCGGATCTGGCCGACCATCTCCTGCTGCGGGGATTTCAGTCGATCAACCCGACGCTGATCCAGGAATGGGGGGGAACGATGGTCGCCATCGGCGGCTACGGCCGCCGGGAGCTTTCGCCGGCCTCGGACATCGACCTGATGTTCCTCTTCCCCGAAGGACGCGCGAGGCAGGCCGAAAGACTCGCGTCGGAGCTGCTCCCCTTTTTTTGGGACCTCGGATACAAGGTCGGCCACAGCGTGCGCAGCGTGGAGGAGTGCATCGCCGCCGCCAAGCAAGACGCCCTCATCGGCACCTCCCTTCTTGAATCGCGCTTTCTCACCGGCGATCGCGGCCTGTTCCAGCAGTTTCACGAAGCCTTCTTCTCCAAGGTGGTCGGAAAAAATCTAAAGGATTTTTTGGTCCAGCTCGACAACGGAAGAGCGGCGGGGCGAAAGGAGTTCGGCGCCACCCCGTATCTTCTGGAGCCGAACCTCAAGCAGAGCCCCGGCGGGCTTCGCGATATTCATCACCTCCGCTGGGTGGCGCTGGCCCGCTATCGGACCAATTCTCTCGCGCAGCTTTTTCAGTGGGGGCTTCTCTCCAACGCGGAATATTCAAGCCTGACCACCGCCCTCGATTTTCTCTGGAAAATTCGGAACCAGCTTCACTTCAAAGCGGGAAAGGCCTCCGACCATCTGACGATGGAGCTGCAGGAAGAGCTCGCCCCCTTTTTTCATTTCGAGAACCGGCGGGAGCTGATGCGCCAGTATTATATCCTGACCGGTTGGGTCATCGAGATTTCGGATCGGTTTATCCGGGACGCCTTTCCGGTCAGCCGATGGCAGAGGTGGCAACGCGCGTGGCAGACCCGCCAGGCGGCCCCCGGCTTTCAACTCTCCGCCGGAGAGATTGTTCCGCAGGCGACCAATCTTCATCAGTTCTTCGGGAACGATGAAAATCTCCTTCGAATTTTTCTCCTTGTAAAAGAACACGGCGCCCGCATTCCCGGCCCGGTCCTCGAAGTCCTCCACCAGGTTGCCGATCAGGAGCGGGACCGGCCGATTTCACCGGAGGCGGCCGTCCTCTTCCGCGAAATCCTCTCGAAGCCGGGACGGATCGCCGATACCCTGCGCGTGATGCACCGGACCCATGTTCTCTGGCGGGTCATCCCGGAGTTCGCGCGTGTTCAACGGCTGGTCCAGGAGAGCCGGTCCCATTTTTTCACCGTGGACGAACATAGCTTCCGCGCCGTGGAAGAGGGGGAGCGCCTGGCCGCCGAGGGGGGGCCGATCGGAAAAATCTACGCGGGAATCCAAAGAAAAGATCTCCTCCACCTGGCGCTTCTTCTGCATGACGTGGGGAAGGGGCGCGATGAGGACCACAGCGCGGTCGGAGCGATGCTCGCCGAAGCGGCCGGAGTTCAGCTGGGATATGCCGACGAGGAGCGCGCCCTTTTGGTGTTTCTCGTCCGGCGTCATCTGATTTTGTCCGAGGTGGCGCTCTACCGGGACTTTTCAAACGAGCCGGTCCTCCTTCAATTCGCCAGCGAGGTCGCCCGGCCGGAAACCCTCAAAAAACTGTTCGTCTTAACCTGCGCCGATATTCGCGCGGTCGGCCCCGGCACCTGGACGAGTTGGAAAGGAGAGCTTCTCCTCAAACTCTACGGGGAAGCGCTTTCGATCCTGACGGGAGAAGAGGCCGATCCTGAGGAGCGGAAGGTCGAGATGATCGTCGCGCGCCTCCGCCAGGAGGCAAAAGGCAAATATCCGGAGGTTTGGCTGGAAGAGACCGTCCAAGGATTGATTCCACGCTACCTTTTGACCACCCCCTTCGAGAAAGTGCTCGCCGACTTGTCGGCCCTCTTCCACTTGCTGATCGATCCGATTCATGTCGCGGCGCGCTACCTTCCCGATTCCGGGATGACGGAATATACCCTTTACACCTATGATCAGATCACACCCGGTCTCTTCTCGAAGATGACCGGCGTGCTGGCCGCCAAAGGGCTTCAGATCATGGGGGCGCAAGTCTTCACCCAATCGAACGGCATGGTCGTCGATACGTTCCGGGTGATCGATCCCGATTATACCGGGCCGGTGCCGCCCGATCGGATCGAAACGATCTCGCAGGCGGTCCGGAGCGTTTTGATCGGTCAGGAAACGATTGAGGCCCTCTTCACGCGGGGACAACGGTTTGGGTCTCACAAGGAACCCCCTCCGACGGTTGCCGTGCGGGTGGAGCTCGACAACGACAGCTCCCATCACTTCACGATCATCGATATTTTTGCCCCCGACCGGCGGGGACTCCTTTATGTGATTGCGAAAACAATCTTCGATCTCGGTCTCTCGGTCCACTCGGCCAAAATCGCGACGCGGCTCGATCAGATCGTCGACGTTTTCTACGTGCAAGGTCCCGAGGGGAAGAAGATCACCGATTCGGAAATGATCCGGAAGGTGAAGGAGCGGCTCACAAACGAGATTCAGCAAGGTTCGACCGGCAAAGGAAAGTAG
- a CDS encoding SLC13 family permease yields the protein MDPVTESSNDIVEIESKWYFAICLAIAALIGIFTWNNPPSPNLLGIEVLATILILFLFGSIRYRIDKNAITYGALPIIFVTFFPLWWPQSQLREEMSREGGAALWRAIRENLLSIDGLEKLIHGDTMLFILGLTFFVSVISQTRLLEAVSMNLLRIFEGRVLATVLTIAGLVSFASGILDGVSMIGLTIRVLVIILVMARIRHEGIEFIIMISVILTTVCGMWLAYGEPPNLIMKSNLSLPDTFFLKYALPMAVVTFLIVSQFISGWLKGAMIPLDELDVLEKNIADVRFHQAARKGEVKEIEDMFKEYAGRFGEKKAAVDALYHEGHHPISAMIRAKVDEETVNAFIGDFLGEAFVAPVKSYYHHRKQRGSPGERELELREAGVIERLLEDTRVQRNAAQRWGKLAFIPFLGLLFWHARNHDVPLFISSIAAFSFALLGILAHTKMRKLALREATHEYKEYLFLFPLFLSITMLTAVGFFDQLKAAIERGVDLLGPAHVAVIQFLGSGLLSAVLDNNVVADFASRAIHGMPDMFLFAAAQIAGYAAGGSLTHIGSAQSVVAFAYILRYVDPSFTPLGWIKAMWRLVVIISIALIVILYIKALLVGSVPG from the coding sequence ATGGACCCTGTGACAGAATCATCGAACGACATCGTTGAGATAGAATCGAAGTGGTATTTCGCCATCTGTCTCGCCATTGCCGCCCTAATCGGAATCTTCACCTGGAACAACCCTCCCAGTCCGAATCTTCTCGGAATCGAGGTGTTGGCGACCATTCTGATCCTTTTCCTCTTCGGGTCGATCCGTTATCGGATCGACAAAAACGCGATCACGTATGGAGCGCTCCCGATCATCTTCGTCACCTTCTTCCCCCTTTGGTGGCCCCAGTCCCAACTGCGTGAGGAGATGTCTCGGGAAGGGGGAGCCGCCTTGTGGCGTGCGATTCGGGAAAATCTTCTCTCCATCGACGGCCTTGAGAAGTTGATCCACGGCGATACGATGCTTTTTATCCTGGGGCTGACTTTTTTCGTCAGCGTCATCTCCCAGACCCGCTTGCTGGAAGCGGTCAGCATGAATCTCCTCCGGATCTTCGAGGGGCGCGTTTTGGCGACGGTTCTGACCATCGCGGGATTGGTCTCCTTTGCCTCCGGCATCTTGGACGGCGTCTCCATGATCGGCCTGACGATCCGCGTCTTGGTGATTATCCTGGTGATGGCGCGGATTCGGCACGAAGGGATCGAATTCATCATCATGATTTCGGTGATCCTGACCACCGTCTGCGGAATGTGGCTCGCTTACGGAGAGCCCCCGAACCTGATCATGAAGTCCAATCTCAGCCTCCCCGATACTTTTTTTCTGAAATATGCGTTGCCGATGGCGGTCGTTACCTTCCTCATTGTCTCCCAATTTATTTCCGGCTGGTTGAAGGGGGCGATGATCCCCCTGGATGAGCTCGACGTTCTGGAGAAGAATATCGCCGATGTCCGGTTCCATCAAGCCGCGCGGAAAGGAGAGGTCAAAGAGATCGAGGATATGTTCAAGGAGTACGCCGGACGCTTTGGAGAAAAAAAGGCGGCGGTGGATGCCCTCTACCATGAGGGACATCATCCGATCTCGGCGATGATCCGGGCCAAGGTCGATGAAGAGACCGTGAACGCGTTCATCGGGGATTTTTTGGGAGAAGCGTTTGTCGCGCCGGTGAAGTCCTATTATCATCATCGGAAACAAAGGGGGAGTCCGGGAGAGCGGGAGTTGGAGCTGCGGGAGGCGGGGGTGATCGAACGCTTGCTGGAGGACACCCGTGTTCAACGGAACGCCGCGCAGAGATGGGGCAAGCTCGCTTTTATTCCGTTCCTCGGCTTATTGTTTTGGCACGCCCGGAATCACGATGTTCCCCTCTTTATCTCGTCGATCGCCGCGTTTTCCTTCGCGCTGTTGGGGATTTTGGCCCACACGAAGATGAGAAAACTCGCATTGCGGGAAGCGACCCACGAATATAAGGAGTACCTTTTTCTCTTTCCTCTTTTTCTTTCGATCACGATGCTCACGGCGGTCGGATTTTTCGATCAGTTGAAGGCGGCGATCGAACGGGGGGTGGACCTTCTCGGCCCCGCCCATGTGGCGGTCATCCAGTTCCTCGGATCGGGGCTTCTCTCGGCGGTGCTGGACAACAACGTCGTCGCCGATTTCGCCTCCCGGGCCATTCACGGGATGCCGGATATGTTCCTCTTCGCCGCGGCCCAAATCGCCGGATATGCGGCGGGAGGCTCTCTCACCCACATCGGCTCGGCCCAGTCGGTGGTCGCCTTCGCCTACATCCTCCGGTATGTCGATCCCTCCTTCACCCCGTTGGGCTGGATCAAGGCGATGTGGCGGCTGGTCGTCATCATCTCGATTGCCCTGATTGTCATTCTCTATATCAAAGCGCTTCTTGTCGGTTCTGTTCCGGGATAG
- a CDS encoding P-II family nitrogen regulator, whose translation MKKVEAVIKPFKLEEVKKALSDIGIYGMTITEVKGFGRQKGHKEQYRGAEYTIEFVPKIKVEIALSDEDEEKVVATIMAAAKTGSIGDGKIFITSLSDAVRIRTGESGEAAL comes from the coding sequence ATGAAAAAAGTCGAGGCTGTCATCAAGCCGTTCAAGCTGGAAGAGGTGAAAAAAGCCCTCTCGGATATCGGAATCTACGGGATGACGATTACCGAGGTCAAAGGGTTCGGCCGCCAGAAAGGACACAAAGAGCAATACCGCGGGGCCGAATATACGATTGAGTTCGTCCCCAAGATCAAGGTGGAGATCGCCCTATCGGACGAGGACGAGGAGAAGGTGGTTGCCACGATCATGGCGGCCGCCAAGACCGGGAGCATCGGCGATGGAAAGATCTTCATTACGTCGCTGAGCGACGCTGTTCGGATCCGAACGGGAGAAAGCGGGGAAGCGGCGCTGTAG
- a CDS encoding ammonium transporter: MESTESAPPAPPAVEGPSETKVALDTLWVVIAGMLVFFMNTGFAMVESGFCRSKNTVNILSKNFIVFAISTLAFWFIGWGLMFGDGNGFVGTSGLFFLGGEDNSPMTGDGYSGVYGAIAWATVPLLAKFFFQLVFAGTAATIVSGVVAERIKYLSFIVFSFVLVAFIYPIVGHWIWGGGWIAGLGMWDFAGSTVVHSVGGWAALAGVLVLGARLGKYKDGRVQAIPGHNMALGTLGALILWLGWYGFNPGSTMAAAPGDISRIIITTTLAAAAGLLVSTATAWTMLGKPDLGMSINGMLGGLVGITAPCAFVSPGSAVIIGAICGFLVVLAVMMFDRLQIDDPVGALSVHLVCGIFGTLAVGLFAQDAMLPNTTGNGLLFGGGAKLLISQLIGVAAVGAFTFVVSYIIWVAIKATLGVRVSEQEEMEGLDIGEHGNAAYPDFAVSMISSSGAMNVGYASPKPKVSETEKVMR, from the coding sequence ATGGAGAGCACAGAGAGCGCTCCACCGGCCCCGCCTGCGGTCGAAGGCCCCTCGGAAACCAAGGTCGCCCTCGACACCCTCTGGGTGGTGATTGCCGGGATGCTCGTTTTCTTCATGAACACCGGATTCGCCATGGTGGAATCGGGCTTCTGCAGGAGCAAGAACACCGTCAACATCCTCTCGAAGAACTTCATCGTCTTCGCCATCTCCACGCTGGCCTTTTGGTTCATCGGCTGGGGGTTGATGTTCGGCGACGGGAACGGATTCGTCGGGACGAGCGGTCTCTTCTTCCTCGGCGGAGAGGATAACTCGCCGATGACCGGCGACGGCTACAGCGGCGTCTACGGCGCCATCGCGTGGGCGACGGTCCCCCTGCTCGCCAAGTTCTTCTTCCAGCTTGTCTTTGCCGGAACGGCGGCCACGATCGTCTCGGGGGTGGTGGCCGAGCGGATCAAGTATCTCTCGTTTATCGTCTTCTCCTTCGTTCTGGTCGCTTTCATCTATCCGATCGTCGGGCACTGGATCTGGGGAGGCGGTTGGATCGCAGGACTGGGGATGTGGGATTTCGCCGGGTCGACCGTGGTTCATTCGGTCGGCGGCTGGGCGGCCCTGGCGGGAGTGCTGGTTCTCGGCGCCCGGCTCGGAAAATATAAGGACGGTCGGGTGCAGGCGATCCCCGGCCACAACATGGCGCTCGGCACCCTGGGCGCGCTGATCCTCTGGCTCGGCTGGTATGGCTTCAACCCCGGAAGCACGATGGCGGCGGCGCCGGGCGATATTTCTCGGATCATCATCACCACCACGCTGGCCGCGGCGGCGGGACTTCTCGTCTCGACGGCGACCGCCTGGACCATGCTTGGGAAACCCGATCTCGGCATGTCGATCAACGGCATGCTCGGCGGCTTGGTCGGGATCACCGCCCCCTGCGCCTTCGTCTCTCCCGGCAGCGCGGTGATCATCGGCGCAATCTGCGGCTTCCTAGTCGTTCTGGCGGTCATGATGTTCGATCGGCTTCAGATCGACGATCCGGTGGGGGCCCTTTCGGTCCACCTGGTCTGCGGAATTTTCGGAACACTCGCGGTCGGCCTCTTCGCTCAAGATGCAATGTTGCCGAACACCACCGGCAACGGCCTCCTCTTCGGCGGCGGGGCGAAGCTGCTGATCAGCCAGTTGATCGGAGTCGCCGCGGTCGGGGCGTTCACCTTCGTGGTCTCTTATATCATCTGGGTGGCGATCAAGGCGACCCTCGGCGTCCGGGTCAGCGAGCAGGAGGAGATGGAAGGGTTGGATATCGGCGAGCACGGCAATGCCGCGTATCCCGATTTTGCCGTCAGCATGATCTCCAGCAGCGGCGCAATGAATGTCGGCTACGCTTCACCGAAACCGAAGGTGTCCGAGACCGAAAAGGTAATGCGATAG
- a CDS encoding porin — translation MKKTWGAGFVVLFLILSTGRLFAQEPAESPFQISGFVDTYYSFNFNRPDSNTNGLSNFDFYHNAFSVSLAEIVLARTAEPVGFRIDLNFGTTTDFVHCGAFSCPGGASEEPYKNIQQAYVTWATPVGLTLDMGKFVTHMGLEVIESKDNWNYTRGLLFCCAIPYYHAGLRANYAISDMIWVNGYVLNGWNNVVENNNGKTFGAQVGIVPIQPLTVILNWIGPERSAGGGFQDRHVYDAIVMFNATDNLSFAANYDYGTQDPIGGGDSMTWSGIALYARLAADPYAVAVRVENATDDDGVMFGTADNTVQEVTVTGEVKVANNLLIRAEYRYDMADEDIFEDEGGAVTDTQNRAVLGVVYSF, via the coding sequence ATGAAAAAAACATGGGGGGCGGGTTTTGTCGTTCTGTTCTTGATCTTATCGACGGGGAGGTTGTTTGCGCAAGAACCGGCAGAATCGCCGTTTCAGATCAGCGGATTCGTCGATACGTATTACAGCTTCAACTTCAATAGACCCGACTCCAATACGAATGGGCTCAGCAACTTTGATTTCTATCATAACGCCTTCAGCGTCAGCTTGGCCGAAATCGTCTTGGCGAGAACGGCCGAGCCGGTCGGTTTTCGCATCGATCTTAATTTTGGAACCACGACCGACTTCGTCCACTGCGGTGCTTTCTCCTGTCCGGGCGGGGCCTCTGAAGAACCGTACAAAAACATTCAGCAGGCCTATGTGACCTGGGCTACGCCGGTCGGCCTGACCCTCGATATGGGTAAATTTGTCACCCATATGGGATTGGAAGTGATCGAGTCGAAGGACAATTGGAACTACACGCGGGGGCTCCTCTTCTGCTGTGCGATCCCCTACTATCATGCCGGGCTGCGGGCGAACTATGCCATTTCCGACATGATCTGGGTGAACGGCTATGTCCTCAACGGCTGGAACAATGTGGTCGAGAATAACAACGGTAAAACATTCGGAGCCCAAGTTGGAATCGTTCCGATCCAACCGCTGACCGTCATTCTGAACTGGATCGGTCCTGAACGATCGGCCGGAGGCGGTTTTCAGGATCGGCATGTCTACGATGCGATCGTCATGTTTAATGCGACAGATAACCTTTCCTTTGCAGCCAACTACGATTACGGCACGCAAGATCCAATCGGCGGCGGAGACAGTATGACCTGGTCGGGGATTGCTCTCTACGCCCGACTGGCGGCGGACCCTTATGCCGTTGCCGTTCGCGTTGAGAATGCCACCGATGATGACGGCGTCATGTTCGGAACGGCCGACAATACGGTTCAAGAGGTCACCGTCACCGGAGAGGTCAAGGTGGCGAACAATCTTCTGATTCGGGCCGAGTACCGTTACGACATGGCCGATGAAGATATCTTCGAAGACGAAGGCGGGGCGGTCACCGATACACAGAACCGCGCCGTCCTCGGCGTGGTCTATAGTTTCTAA
- a CDS encoding sigma-54 interaction domain-containing protein, whose protein sequence is MAIESRVSSALIGRSPVMKDIYRELIRVSQSKATVLLRGESGTGKELIAKLIHENSPRAHKPFIKVNCAALSETLLESELFGHEKGAFTGAIQMRKGRFELADGGTIFLDEIGDLPLPVQVKLLRVLQEMEFERVGGVDTISVDVRTIAATHRQLENAILEGSFRQDLYYRLNVVPIHLPALRERREDISLLIEHFLEKFNNENNKKVHLSNDVIQLLIHYDWPGNVRELENCIERLVVLAEDESVTFKTIPPAIQTYFNDIKTVTPPIASDKRGSFTEKMQGMEQEALKKALERSGWVQAKAARLLGMTPRQVAYKIKKYKLFPENPF, encoded by the coding sequence ATGGCCATAGAGTCTCGGGTTTCGAGCGCGCTGATCGGCCGCAGCCCCGTCATGAAAGATATCTATCGGGAGTTGATTCGCGTCAGCCAGAGCAAAGCCACGGTTCTCCTTCGCGGGGAGAGCGGGACCGGGAAAGAGCTGATCGCGAAGTTGATCCATGAAAACAGCCCCCGCGCCCACAAGCCCTTTATCAAAGTCAATTGCGCCGCCCTTTCGGAGACATTGCTGGAGAGCGAGCTTTTCGGTCACGAAAAGGGGGCCTTCACCGGCGCGATCCAAATGAGAAAGGGCCGGTTCGAGCTGGCCGACGGGGGAACGATCTTCCTGGATGAAATCGGCGATCTTCCCCTTCCGGTCCAGGTGAAATTGCTGCGGGTCCTGCAGGAAATGGAGTTCGAGCGGGTCGGCGGGGTTGATACCATCTCGGTCGACGTCCGGACGATCGCCGCTACCCATCGTCAGCTTGAGAACGCGATCCTGGAGGGGAGCTTTCGTCAGGACCTCTACTACCGGCTGAATGTCGTGCCGATTCATCTTCCGGCGCTCCGGGAGAGACGGGAAGATATTTCCTTGCTGATCGAGCACTTTCTTGAAAAGTTCAATAACGAAAACAATAAAAAAGTCCACCTCTCCAATGACGTGATCCAGCTTCTCATCCACTATGATTGGCCGGGAAACGTCCGCGAGTTGGAGAATTGCATCGAGCGGCTGGTGGTTTTGGCGGAAGATGAATCGGTGACATTCAAGACCATCCCCCCGGCGATACAGACTTATTTCAACGATATTAAAACGGTCACTCCGCCCATTGCCTCCGACAAGCGGGGTTCTTTCACGGAAAAAATGCAAGGAATGGAGCAAGAGGCTCTTAAAAAAGCGCTGGAGCGGTCGGGATGGGTCCAGGCCAAAGCGGCCCGATTGCTTGGAATGACCCCGCGGCAGGTCGCTTATAAGATCAAGAAGTACAAGCTCTTTCCCGAAAACCCATTTTAG
- a CDS encoding tetratricopeptide repeat protein: protein MTSNKNHSGIFLQGMIFLHRGQFESARRCFGQALEEARAGGKADQLRAVLLNLGNASAALGDREKARSCYLEILALDREEPDAKTVGQTLVNLGNLCREAGEFERARAYYLEAADLLQENTDDLSSGLLYSNRGLLEEATGQMEEAITLFRKAIEFHKKAGHEEGLAATWGQLGRAFLQRDQDRDAETCFNYAATHFSRLGDPAGESEALRGLAAVYEGRGDRELALHCLGRITEIRERYRLPPDARDQEQSDRLRRK from the coding sequence ATGACGTCGAACAAAAATCACTCCGGGATCTTCCTGCAAGGGATGATCTTTCTCCATCGCGGGCAATTCGAAAGCGCCCGGCGCTGTTTCGGGCAGGCGCTGGAAGAGGCGCGCGCCGGGGGGAAGGCCGATCAACTCCGCGCGGTGCTTCTGAATCTGGGGAATGCCTCCGCGGCCCTCGGAGACCGGGAGAAGGCCCGCTCCTGCTACCTGGAGATCTTGGCGCTCGACCGGGAAGAGCCCGACGCGAAAACGGTCGGGCAGACCCTCGTCAATCTCGGCAATCTCTGCCGGGAGGCGGGGGAGTTCGAGCGGGCGCGGGCCTATTATCTGGAGGCGGCTGATCTTCTCCAAGAAAACACGGACGACCTCTCCTCGGGGTTGCTCTACAGCAACCGGGGCCTATTGGAAGAGGCGACGGGACAGATGGAAGAGGCGATTACTCTTTTCAGAAAAGCGATCGAATTCCACAAGAAGGCGGGGCATGAGGAAGGGTTGGCGGCGACCTGGGGACAGCTGGGTCGGGCCTTCCTCCAGCGGGATCAGGATCGGGACGCGGAAACCTGCTTTAACTACGCGGCGACCCACTTCAGCCGGTTAGGGGATCCGGCGGGGGAGAGCGAAGCCCTCCGGGGCTTGGCGGCGGTTTATGAAGGCCGGGGGGATCGGGAGCTGGCCCTTCACTGTCTCGGACGCATCACGGAAATCCGGGAGAGATATCGCCTTCCGCCGGATGCACGCGACCAGGAACAAAGCGATCGGCTCCGGAGAAAATAA